In the Ilumatobacteraceae bacterium genome, one interval contains:
- a CDS encoding FtsX-like permease family protein, translated as MFLALKEMARAKVRFGMLIVAIGMLVFLILFQQSLQNGLLTSFVGAIRNQSAPVLVYSVDGQRVIQGSIITPDLEQLVRSTDGVGEVGRITQATFTVTADGERYDTTLLGYDDPALGAPSELIAGEFPDAPGEAIGSDADAAQGFGVGDTVSIAPSGYELTIVGLARDVQLNAGPTLFVGIDDYTDALRSVNPDVRSVLPNVLAVSGADGLSDADVVDRINDRSEALDALTKNDAADETPGVSQVRQSFIIIFFLYGLVVPCVTGLFFLIVTFQKSGALTLLRAIGAPAGRLVWSLLFQAMLIVTAGYLIGLALYTPVSQQRLGGIPLRFETTAVIVWAALLLVLGVASSLLSARRVLAIDPIEATTGGANR; from the coding sequence ATGTTCCTCGCACTCAAGGAGATGGCCAGAGCCAAGGTCAGATTCGGAATGCTGATCGTCGCGATCGGGATGCTGGTCTTCCTGATCCTGTTCCAGCAGTCCCTGCAGAACGGTCTGCTCACCTCGTTCGTCGGTGCGATCCGCAACCAGTCGGCACCGGTGCTCGTGTACTCGGTCGACGGCCAACGGGTCATCCAGGGCAGCATCATCACCCCCGACCTGGAACAGCTCGTGCGCTCGACCGACGGCGTTGGCGAGGTCGGCCGGATCACCCAGGCCACGTTCACGGTGACCGCCGACGGCGAGCGCTACGACACGACGCTGCTCGGCTACGACGATCCGGCGCTCGGTGCGCCGTCGGAACTCATCGCCGGCGAGTTCCCCGACGCGCCGGGCGAAGCGATCGGGAGCGATGCCGACGCAGCGCAGGGTTTCGGTGTCGGCGACACGGTGTCGATCGCACCGAGCGGATACGAGCTGACGATCGTCGGCCTGGCCCGCGACGTGCAGCTCAACGCGGGGCCGACGTTGTTCGTGGGAATCGACGACTACACCGACGCCCTCCGGTCGGTGAACCCCGACGTGAGGTCGGTCCTGCCCAACGTGCTCGCGGTGTCCGGCGCCGACGGGCTCTCCGACGCCGACGTCGTCGACCGCATCAACGACCGGTCCGAAGCGCTCGACGCGCTGACCAAGAACGACGCCGCCGACGAGACGCCCGGCGTCAGCCAGGTCCGCCAGTCGTTCATCATCATCTTCTTCCTCTACGGCCTCGTCGTGCCGTGCGTGACCGGCCTGTTCTTCCTCATCGTCACGTTCCAGAAATCGGGGGCGCTGACGCTGCTGCGTGCGATCGGCGCCCCGGCCGGGCGTCTCGTGTGGTCGCTGCTGTTCCAGGCCATGCTGATCGTCACCGCCGGCTACCTGATCGGCCTCGCGCTCTACACGCCGGTCTCGCAACAACGCCTCGGCGGCATCCCGCTCCGATTCGAGACCACGGCGGTCATCGTGTGGGCCGCGCTGCTCCTCGTGCTCGGCGTCGCCAGCTCGCTGCTGTCCGCGCGCCGGGTGCTGGCGATCGATCCGATCGAGGCGACGACCGGTGGGGCGAACCGATGA
- a CDS encoding YjjG family noncanonical pyrimidine nucleotidase gives MRYTHLLFDLDHTLLDSHESERLAYAHTMAAIGLADPDDHFDRYVTINQAMWVAVEAGDLQPSEVRHRRFERFIAEVGVDADPHAMADAFVFGLGNFGELYEGAHGVLETLAAQHTLAMITNGLSEVQRARIERLGLADYFHTVIISSEVGVTKPRREIFDLAFAGLGNPGIENALMIGDSLTSDIAGGRNAGIDTCWYNPRRLPRSDTDIVTHEVDDLGSLEAIVTGV, from the coding sequence GTGCGATACACCCATCTGCTGTTCGACCTCGACCACACACTGCTCGACTCCCACGAGTCCGAGCGGCTCGCCTACGCCCACACGATGGCGGCGATCGGCCTCGCCGACCCCGATGATCACTTCGATCGGTACGTGACGATCAACCAGGCGATGTGGGTGGCGGTCGAAGCCGGTGACCTCCAGCCGAGCGAGGTCCGCCATCGCCGGTTCGAGCGGTTCATCGCCGAGGTCGGCGTCGATGCCGACCCACACGCGATGGCCGACGCGTTCGTGTTCGGCCTCGGCAACTTCGGCGAGCTGTACGAGGGTGCCCATGGCGTGCTCGAGACGCTCGCTGCGCAGCACACGCTGGCGATGATCACGAACGGGCTGAGCGAGGTCCAGCGGGCCCGGATCGAACGGCTCGGCCTCGCCGATTACTTCCACACGGTGATCATCTCGTCAGAGGTCGGCGTCACCAAGCCCCGCCGCGAGATCTTCGACCTGGCGTTCGCCGGCCTCGGCAACCCGGGGATCGAGAACGCCCTGATGATCGGCGACAGCCTCACGTCCGACATCGCCGGAGGCCGAAACGCAGGCATCGACACCTGCTGGTACAACCCGCGACGTCTCCCGCGGAGCGACACCGACATCGTCACCCACGAGGTCGACGACCTGGGCAGCCTCGAGGCGATCGTCACCGGCGTCTGA
- a CDS encoding ABC transporter permease — protein MRLALRELLRRPGKFVTATLILTLIAILLMFLGGLLDGLIRSSTGAVRAQQGDAIVYSESSQASFIRSRIDTDVTAGIADLPGVAEVGGLGVVQLGARVPGNGPRDLANVAVWGYELPPVGVPEPPAPGEAWADSVLAADGVELGDELLVGPSRTPIIVAGWVDDTSYNGQGGLWTGVDTWRDVLVDNRPDAVLADGVFQALVVRADGSTDVIADMTTAFGSDVEALSVTDAVDAIPGVTEQQTTFNQILGVTVVIALVVIALFFALLTVERASLYGVLKAIGARSRTLIVGLVVQAVVLTLIAATLAGAAVIVLDLLIPPGSIPLFISPGRIVSSVALLLVAAVVGSAFSLRRVLRIDPAAALGSST, from the coding sequence ATGAGGCTCGCACTGCGCGAACTCCTCCGGCGTCCCGGCAAGTTCGTCACGGCGACGCTGATCCTGACGCTGATCGCGATCCTGCTGATGTTCCTCGGCGGGCTGCTCGACGGCCTGATCCGTTCGTCGACCGGTGCGGTGCGAGCCCAGCAGGGCGACGCGATCGTGTACTCCGAATCGTCGCAGGCATCGTTCATCCGGAGTCGGATCGACACCGACGTCACCGCCGGCATCGCCGATCTCCCCGGCGTCGCCGAGGTCGGCGGTCTGGGCGTCGTCCAGCTCGGCGCGCGCGTGCCGGGCAACGGCCCACGCGATCTCGCCAACGTCGCGGTGTGGGGCTACGAACTCCCGCCGGTCGGCGTGCCGGAACCACCGGCGCCGGGCGAGGCATGGGCCGACTCGGTGCTCGCGGCCGACGGTGTGGAGCTCGGCGACGAACTCCTCGTCGGTCCGTCGCGCACGCCGATCATCGTCGCCGGCTGGGTCGACGACACCTCCTACAACGGCCAGGGTGGGCTCTGGACCGGTGTCGACACGTGGCGTGATGTCCTCGTCGACAACCGGCCCGACGCCGTGCTCGCCGATGGCGTGTTCCAGGCGCTGGTGGTGCGCGCCGACGGTTCGACCGACGTGATCGCGGACATGACGACCGCATTCGGTTCCGATGTCGAGGCGTTGTCGGTCACCGATGCCGTCGACGCGATCCCCGGTGTCACCGAGCAGCAGACCACCTTCAATCAGATCCTCGGGGTCACCGTCGTCATCGCGCTCGTGGTGATCGCCCTGTTCTTCGCGCTGCTCACGGTCGAGCGGGCGAGCCTCTACGGCGTGCTCAAGGCGATCGGCGCGAGGTCGCGAACACTGATCGTCGGCCTCGTCGTCCAAGCCGTGGTCCTGACGCTGATCGCCGCCACGCTCGCCGGCGCCGCGGTGATCGTGCTCGACCTGCTCATCCCGCCGGGCTCGATCCCCCTGTTCATCTCGCCGGGCCGGATCGTGTCCAGCGTCGCCCTCCTCCTCGTTGCCGCCGTCGTCGGCAGCGCGTTCTCACTCCGCCGGGTCCTGCGCATCGATCCGGCCGCTGCCCTCGGGAGTTCCACATGA
- a CDS encoding DUF3467 domain-containing protein — translation MKIHTQPDQMGGVWANAAAVRHSPHEFTIDFLRCDFDDTGKAAAGILVQRVNMSPLFVTQLIAALQDNWSKYADKSMPKDLLDDVSIESPRLDDDPDGPPTDDDGA, via the coding sequence ATGAAGATCCACACGCAGCCCGACCAGATGGGTGGTGTCTGGGCGAACGCCGCCGCCGTGCGCCACTCACCCCACGAGTTCACGATCGACTTCCTGCGCTGCGACTTCGACGACACCGGCAAGGCGGCCGCCGGCATCCTCGTCCAGCGGGTCAACATGTCGCCGCTGTTCGTCACCCAGCTGATCGCCGCGCTGCAGGACAACTGGTCGAAGTACGCCGACAAGTCGATGCCGAAGGACCTGCTCGACGACGTCTCGATCGAGTCACCGCGACTCGACGACGATCCCGACGGCCCACCGACCGACGACGACGGCGCCTGA
- a CDS encoding sigma-70 family RNA polymerase sigma factor, which translates to MATIDVPLSSPPATARREPVTFEALYERQFRPMVRLAYTLVDTRQQAEEVVQDSFAAVYERFQRLDNPEAYLRVTVLNGCRRVLRRRMLSRRQPTPPTEDSELGASHVVDAIRRLPHKQRSMIVLRYDLQLTDREIADTLRVPIGTVKSTIHRALAELRKELS; encoded by the coding sequence ATGGCAACGATCGACGTCCCCCTCTCCTCGCCGCCGGCGACGGCGCGCCGTGAACCGGTGACGTTCGAGGCGCTGTACGAGCGGCAGTTCCGCCCGATGGTGCGGCTGGCGTACACGCTCGTCGACACCCGACAGCAGGCCGAGGAGGTCGTGCAGGACTCGTTCGCCGCGGTCTACGAACGGTTCCAGCGACTCGACAACCCGGAGGCGTACCTGCGGGTGACCGTGCTGAACGGATGCCGCCGCGTGCTGCGCCGACGGATGCTCAGCCGCCGCCAGCCGACCCCGCCGACCGAGGACAGCGAACTCGGCGCCAGCCACGTCGTGGATGCGATCCGCCGCCTTCCCCACAAGCAGCGCTCGATGATCGTGCTCCGGTACGACCTGCAGCTGACCGACCGCGAGATCGCCGACACGCTGCGCGTACCGATCGGCACGGTCAAGTCGACGATCCACCGGGCGCTCGCCGAACTCCGAAAGGAACTCTCATGA
- a CDS encoding LysM domain-containing protein, translating to MNHDDDLERTVARSLRQRTERVTTAAPDLDGVWAHVDRRQSRRRRATAAIGSVAAVGVGVVGITMLGGTRADDTGIAAAPGGVPTTTMPAIAVPADGPAGGWAWACTTPVTVPNGVPGVQYFLDCLQVGTGDQLIFPTTTIVNQLYVVQAGDTLSSISAAFGVGIDELVWFNGWEDGASHVLLPGETVSIPGPDVVDVTVPYSPTPTTVPVQGYVVQPGDTIEALRERWALPPGLLTNLNGFDIEDSYVLTAGELIYVPGYLAPGEPGLIPQTTTTSTTTTPEMTTTTPPTTTIAP from the coding sequence ATGAACCACGACGACGATCTCGAACGAACCGTGGCCCGTTCGCTCCGGCAGCGGACCGAACGAGTCACCACCGCAGCGCCCGACCTCGACGGGGTCTGGGCCCACGTCGATCGACGCCAGAGCCGGCGTCGGCGGGCCACAGCAGCCATCGGGTCGGTCGCAGCGGTCGGCGTGGGCGTCGTCGGGATCACGATGCTGGGTGGGACGCGTGCGGACGACACCGGCATCGCCGCCGCTCCCGGTGGCGTGCCGACGACGACCATGCCCGCCATCGCGGTGCCGGCCGACGGGCCCGCTGGAGGTTGGGCGTGGGCGTGTACGACCCCGGTCACCGTCCCGAACGGTGTGCCAGGTGTGCAGTACTTCCTCGACTGCTTGCAGGTCGGCACGGGTGATCAACTCATCTTCCCCACGACGACGATCGTGAATCAGTTGTACGTCGTGCAGGCCGGGGACACGCTCAGCAGCATCTCCGCCGCGTTCGGCGTCGGGATCGACGAACTCGTCTGGTTCAACGGTTGGGAGGACGGTGCGTCGCACGTCCTGCTGCCGGGCGAGACCGTGTCGATCCCCGGGCCCGATGTCGTGGATGTGACCGTCCCCTACTCACCGACGCCGACGACGGTGCCCGTTCAGGGCTACGTGGTGCAGCCTGGCGACACGATCGAGGCGCTCCGCGAACGATGGGCGCTGCCGCCTGGCTTGTTGACGAACCTGAATGGTTTCGACATCGAGGACTCCTACGTCCTCACCGCCGGTGAGTTGATCTACGTCCCCGGCTACCTCGCCCCTGGAGAGCCGGGCCTCATTCCACAGACGACCACGACGTCGACAACGACCACACCTGAGATGACCACGACGACACCGCCGACCACCACCATCGCGCCCTGA
- a CDS encoding ABC transporter ATP-binding protein has protein sequence MTNQTSPAPTKTSAGAPPALHMTDVRKVYRMGDNEVVALDHATLTVAADEIIALVGPSGSGKTTLCSIAGGILAATQGSVVVGGEEITDYGSKQLTTFRQNQVGFVFQSVNLVPFLTARENLLVVDELGRREGKPARDRADRLLDELGLADRAKNLPSQLSGGQKQRVAIGRALMNEPELVLFDEPTSSLDTELGGQVMELIRSEMKSRGTAAIVVTHDERITDHCDRTVRITDGVITA, from the coding sequence ATGACGAACCAGACATCACCCGCCCCGACCAAGACCTCGGCCGGAGCGCCCCCGGCCCTGCACATGACCGACGTCCGGAAGGTGTACCGCATGGGCGACAACGAGGTCGTCGCGCTCGACCATGCGACGCTGACGGTCGCCGCCGACGAGATCATCGCCCTCGTCGGCCCCTCGGGTTCGGGGAAGACCACCCTGTGTTCGATCGCCGGTGGGATCCTCGCTGCGACCCAGGGCTCGGTCGTCGTCGGCGGCGAGGAGATCACCGACTACGGCAGCAAGCAGCTGACGACGTTCCGACAGAATCAGGTCGGGTTCGTGTTCCAGTCGGTCAACCTCGTGCCGTTCCTCACCGCCAGGGAGAACCTGCTGGTCGTCGACGAACTCGGCCGTCGCGAAGGCAAACCGGCCCGCGATCGCGCCGACCGGCTGCTCGACGAGCTCGGGCTCGCCGACCGGGCGAAGAACCTGCCGTCGCAGCTGTCGGGCGGGCAGAAGCAGCGCGTCGCGATCGGTCGCGCATTGATGAACGAACCCGAACTGGTGCTGTTCGACGAGCCGACCTCATCGCTCGACACCGAACTCGGCGGGCAGGTCATGGAACTCATCCGGTCGGAGATGAAATCGCGGGGCACGGCGGCGATCGTCGTCACCCACGACGAGCGGATCACCGACCACTGCGACCGCACCGTGCGGATCACCGACGGCGTCATCACCGCCTGA
- a CDS encoding M20/M25/M40 family metallo-hydrolase: protein MATDLTGDTVELLQTLIRNECVNDGTAESGHETRNSDVLQSYVEGSGVDIERWEPTPDRASFVARLPGTDPSAPSLCLMGHTDVVPVNPEGWRNDPFGGELIANDDGVDEVWGRGAVDMLNLTSSMAVVFKSLVDRGFRPKGDLLYFAVADEEAGSAHGARWVADKHPDSIRCTYMLTENGGLHSGPEGQRSISINVAEKGVAWRRLRVRGTPGHGSMPFGSDNALVTAAKVVSRLADYQPAPRFHELWRGQVESLDLAADMKAAMLDENTIDDLLADLPHPGAKGHYHACTHTTFSPNVLATKGRPKTNVIPDVIDLDIDIRTMPGDHTDEVTAHLRRALGDDLFDRVEIEVLIDDPASTSRVDTPLWDALGRAVGVPFPDARLNPQFIVGFTDARVFRELGAVSYGAGLLSPSIDAAEFGQRFHGHNERIDVESLRLTTELWERVVVDLLG, encoded by the coding sequence ATGGCGACCGATCTGACGGGCGACACCGTCGAGCTGCTGCAAACCCTGATCCGCAACGAGTGCGTCAACGACGGGACGGCCGAGTCGGGACACGAGACCCGCAACTCCGACGTACTCCAGTCGTACGTCGAGGGGAGCGGCGTCGACATCGAACGCTGGGAGCCGACCCCCGACCGTGCGTCGTTCGTGGCTCGCCTGCCCGGCACCGATCCGTCGGCGCCGTCGCTGTGCCTGATGGGCCACACCGACGTCGTCCCGGTCAACCCGGAGGGGTGGCGCAACGATCCGTTCGGTGGCGAGCTCATCGCCAACGATGACGGCGTCGACGAGGTGTGGGGGCGCGGCGCGGTCGACATGTTGAACCTGACCTCGTCGATGGCGGTCGTCTTCAAGTCGCTGGTCGACCGCGGGTTCCGGCCCAAGGGCGACCTGCTGTACTTCGCCGTCGCCGACGAAGAGGCCGGCAGCGCGCACGGTGCGCGCTGGGTCGCCGACAAGCATCCCGACTCGATTCGCTGCACGTACATGCTGACCGAGAACGGCGGGTTGCACTCCGGCCCGGAGGGGCAGCGGTCGATCAGCATCAACGTCGCCGAGAAGGGGGTCGCCTGGCGCCGACTGCGGGTGCGCGGCACCCCGGGCCACGGTTCGATGCCGTTCGGTTCCGACAACGCCCTCGTCACCGCCGCCAAGGTGGTGTCACGGCTCGCCGATTACCAACCGGCGCCACGGTTCCACGAGCTGTGGCGGGGGCAGGTCGAGTCGCTCGACCTCGCAGCCGACATGAAGGCGGCGATGCTCGACGAGAACACGATCGACGACCTCCTGGCCGACCTCCCGCACCCCGGGGCGAAGGGGCACTACCACGCGTGCACGCACACGACGTTCTCGCCGAACGTGCTGGCCACGAAGGGCCGACCGAAGACCAACGTGATCCCCGACGTGATCGATCTCGACATCGACATCCGCACGATGCCGGGCGACCACACCGACGAGGTCACCGCCCACCTCCGGCGTGCGCTCGGCGACGACCTGTTCGACCGTGTCGAGATCGAGGTGCTGATCGACGACCCGGCGTCGACCAGTCGGGTCGACACCCCGCTGTGGGACGCGTTGGGTCGTGCGGTCGGCGTGCCGTTCCCCGACGCCCGGCTGAACCCGCAGTTCATCGTCGGGTTCACCGACGCCCGGGTGTTCCGCGAGCTCGGTGCGGTGTCGTACGGCGCCGGTCTGCTGAGCCCCTCGATCGATGCGGCGGAGTTCGGCCAACGCTTCCACGGTCACAACGAGCGGATCGACGTCGAGTCACTCCGCCTCACCACCGAACTCTGGGAGCGGGTCGTCGTCGACCTCCTCGGGTGA
- a CDS encoding PPOX class F420-dependent oxidoreductase, which translates to MELSDALDYVRQRRQGVIVTIKADGRPQLSNIVYGVDDDGTIRISATAGRAKTNNLQRDPRASLHVTDENFGTYCVIEGDVEVTQVTTEPGDATSDTLVEYYRTLAGEHPDWDEYRRAMIDEGRLMLLLRPTRAYGMLSR; encoded by the coding sequence ATGGAACTCTCCGACGCACTCGACTACGTCCGACAGCGGCGGCAGGGGGTGATCGTCACCATCAAGGCCGACGGCCGACCGCAACTGTCGAACATCGTCTACGGCGTCGACGACGACGGCACGATCCGGATCTCCGCCACCGCCGGGCGGGCGAAGACGAACAACCTGCAGCGCGACCCGCGGGCGAGCCTGCACGTCACCGACGAGAACTTCGGCACGTACTGCGTGATCGAGGGCGACGTCGAGGTCACCCAGGTCACGACCGAACCGGGCGATGCAACGTCCGACACCCTGGTCGAGTACTACCGGACGCTCGCCGGCGAGCACCCCGACTGGGACGAGTACCGGCGGGCGATGATCGACGAGGGGCGACTCATGCTGCTCCTGCGCCCGACCCGCGCGTACGGCATGCTGTCACGATGA
- a CDS encoding amidohydrolase family protein has protein sequence MADTTPGMVCAHHHLYSALARGMPAPPKQPTSFGEVLEQVWWRLDTALDLDMIRASALLGATEALMSGTTAIVDHHESPHAIEGSLDVIAEACAEVGVRVVCAYGVTDRHGADGARRGLAENERFIRAGGRGLVGVHAAFTCTDDTLESATGLAADLGVGVHIHVAEGPEDRDAGERLASLAADDWLLVHCVLLDRDLPGTIAHNPRSNMNNGVGYAAPARRPNPVVLGTDGIGADMLEELRLAYVAHRADDLSASPDDAASWLEQGYALVPEARDDTVTWSYDHVDSPWHVAFTPGIRATRVVAADGRVLLDDGRPTLVDIDEVRAKAAEQATRLHALL, from the coding sequence ATGGCCGACACGACGCCCGGCATGGTGTGCGCCCACCACCATCTGTACTCCGCGCTGGCACGCGGGATGCCGGCGCCGCCGAAGCAACCGACCTCGTTCGGTGAGGTCCTCGAGCAGGTGTGGTGGCGCCTCGACACGGCACTCGATCTCGACATGATCCGGGCGAGCGCGCTGCTCGGTGCCACCGAGGCCCTCATGAGCGGAACCACGGCGATCGTCGACCACCACGAGAGCCCCCATGCGATCGAGGGCAGCCTCGACGTCATCGCCGAGGCGTGTGCCGAGGTCGGTGTGCGGGTCGTGTGTGCCTACGGGGTCACCGACCGCCACGGTGCCGACGGCGCTCGTCGTGGACTCGCGGAGAACGAACGGTTCATCCGCGCCGGCGGTCGCGGGCTCGTCGGCGTGCACGCCGCGTTCACGTGCACCGACGACACACTCGAGTCGGCGACCGGGTTGGCGGCCGATCTGGGCGTCGGCGTCCACATCCACGTCGCCGAGGGTCCCGAGGACCGCGACGCGGGCGAGCGGCTCGCATCGCTCGCCGCCGACGACTGGCTGCTCGTGCACTGCGTGCTGCTCGACCGTGACCTGCCCGGCACGATCGCGCACAATCCTCGTTCCAACATGAACAACGGTGTCGGCTACGCGGCGCCGGCCCGTCGGCCGAACCCGGTGGTGCTCGGCACCGACGGCATCGGCGCCGACATGCTGGAGGAGTTGCGGCTCGCCTACGTCGCCCATCGGGCCGACGACCTGAGCGCCTCGCCCGACGACGCGGCGTCATGGCTCGAGCAGGGGTACGCCCTCGTGCCCGAGGCTCGCGACGACACGGTCACCTGGTCGTACGACCACGTCGACTCGCCCTGGCACGTGGCGTTCACGCCGGGGATCCGGGCGACCCGGGTCGTCGCCGCCGACGGGCGCGTCCTGCTCGACGACGGCCGACCGACCCTCGTCGACATCGACGAGGTCCGTGCCAAGGCCGCCGAACAGGCCACACGTCTCCACGCACTCCTCTGA
- a CDS encoding PaaI family thioesterase produces the protein MTTSDDLCADITRRYAEGGAGFMHDLGLTVVDAEPGRVRFTLAVTDHLVHGGGVLCGQTILACMDTGMVFVMMSLRPDDVGFTTVSLQTNFERGVPGDVGEVTFEAWATKPGRSLVFGQIDLLLPDGRRAATATTTYMWL, from the coding sequence ATGACCACGAGCGACGATCTCTGCGCCGACATCACACGCCGATACGCCGAGGGTGGGGCCGGGTTCATGCACGACCTCGGCCTGACCGTCGTCGACGCCGAACCGGGGCGCGTTCGATTCACCCTCGCGGTGACCGACCACCTCGTCCACGGCGGCGGTGTGCTGTGCGGCCAGACGATCCTCGCTTGCATGGACACCGGGATGGTGTTCGTGATGATGTCGCTCCGACCCGACGACGTCGGATTCACGACGGTGAGCCTGCAGACCAACTTCGAGCGCGGTGTCCCCGGCGACGTCGGCGAGGTCACCTTCGAAGCCTGGGCGACGAAGCCGGGTCGGTCGCTCGTGTTCGGCCAGATCGACCTGTTGCTCCCCGACGGGCGGCGTGCCGCCACCGCGACGACCACCTACATGTGGCTCTGA
- a CDS encoding AMP-binding protein, which produces MGEPSYEAGPVDVELLRETIPQNLTRTIETHGRNEAIVSRHQGIRWTYEEFGHRVTELAKSLMHAGLQKGDRLGLWSPNYAEWTLVQYATAEIGVILVNLNPSYRTHELEYALNQSGCTWIIAAPEFKTSNYVEMVAEVADRVPALEHAVFFWTDEWNHLIEGDETVHDDDLAERRASLHPDDPINIQYTSGTTGFPKGATLTHANILNNGYFTTELQGITHDDRICIPVPFYHCFGMVMGNLGCTSHGATMVIPNDAFDPETVLATVQEERCTSLYGVPTMFIAELGHPEFESFDLSSLRTGVMAGSPCPVEVMKQCVERMNMVDVTICYGMTETSPVSTQTLPDDSLHHRTATVGKAHPHVEIRVADPESGATLPRGETGEFCTRGYSVMTGYWNEPGKTAQAIDDDGWMHTGDLAVMADDGYCNIVGRIKDMVIRGGENVYPREIEEFLYTHPDVEDVQVIGVPDVKYGEELMAWVKLVPGGTATPDELREFCRGKIAHFKIPRYVKLVEEFPMTVTGKVRKVEMRESSIAELGLETTETA; this is translated from the coding sequence ATGGGGGAACCGTCGTACGAAGCCGGACCGGTCGATGTCGAGTTGCTGCGCGAGACGATCCCGCAGAACCTGACGCGCACGATCGAGACACACGGCCGCAACGAGGCGATCGTCTCGCGCCATCAGGGCATCAGGTGGACATACGAGGAGTTCGGTCACCGCGTGACCGAACTGGCCAAGAGCCTGATGCACGCCGGCCTGCAGAAGGGCGACCGGCTCGGCCTGTGGTCGCCGAACTACGCCGAATGGACCCTGGTGCAGTACGCGACCGCGGAGATCGGTGTCATCCTCGTGAACCTCAACCCGTCGTACCGCACCCACGAACTCGAGTACGCGCTGAACCAGTCGGGGTGCACATGGATCATCGCCGCTCCCGAGTTCAAGACGTCGAACTACGTCGAGATGGTGGCCGAGGTCGCCGATCGGGTCCCGGCGCTCGAACACGCCGTCTTCTTCTGGACCGACGAGTGGAACCACCTGATCGAGGGCGACGAGACGGTGCACGACGACGACCTCGCCGAACGGCGGGCCTCCCTGCACCCCGACGACCCGATCAACATCCAGTACACGTCGGGTACGACCGGGTTTCCCAAGGGCGCCACACTCACCCACGCGAACATCCTGAACAACGGCTATTTCACGACCGAGCTGCAGGGCATTACCCACGACGACAGGATCTGCATCCCGGTGCCCTTCTACCACTGCTTCGGCATGGTCATGGGCAACCTCGGGTGCACCTCGCACGGCGCCACGATGGTGATCCCGAACGACGCCTTCGATCCGGAGACGGTGCTCGCCACGGTGCAGGAGGAGCGATGTACGTCGCTGTACGGCGTGCCGACGATGTTCATCGCCGAACTCGGGCATCCGGAGTTCGAGTCGTTCGACCTGTCGTCGTTGCGAACCGGTGTGATGGCGGGGTCGCCGTGCCCGGTCGAGGTGATGAAGCAGTGCGTCGAACGCATGAACATGGTCGACGTCACGATCTGCTACGGGATGACCGAGACCTCGCCCGTGTCGACCCAGACGCTGCCGGACGACTCGCTCCACCACCGCACCGCGACCGTCGGCAAGGCCCACCCGCACGTCGAGATCCGCGTCGCCGACCCCGAGTCGGGCGCGACGTTACCCCGAGGCGAGACCGGCGAGTTCTGCACCCGCGGCTACTCCGTGATGACGGGCTACTGGAACGAGCCCGGCAAGACCGCCCAGGCGATCGACGACGACGGTTGGATGCACACCGGTGACCTGGCCGTGATGGCCGACGACGGGTACTGCAACATCGTCGGTCGCATCAAGGACATGGTGATCCGCGGCGGCGAGAACGTGTACCCGCGCGAGATCGAGGAGTTCTTGTACACCCACCCCGACGTCGAGGACGTGCAGGTGATCGGCGTCCCCGACGTGAAGTACGGCGAGGAGTTGATGGCGTGGGTGAAGCTCGTACCCGGTGGCACCGCGACGCCCGACGAGCTCCGCGAGTTCTGTCGCGGCAAGATCGCCCACTTCAAGATCCCCCGCTACGTCAAACTCGTCGAGGAGTTCCCGATGACGGTCACCGGCAAGGTCCGCAAGGTCGAGATGCGCGAATCGTCGATCGCCGAGCTCGGCCTCGAAACGACGGAGACGGCCTGA